The window GGCGGGTGTGAAGTATGCGGGCAGGGTTCGGCCGGTGTAGCTCAGCAGAGGAGGAGCCCATGCCGAAGCCGTACTCCCTGGACCTGCGCGAGCGGGTGGTCGCCGCCTGTGAGGCAGGCGATCTGACGCGAGCGCAGGTGGCGCGACAGTTCCGGATCGGGACGACCACGGTGTACAACTACCTGAAGCGACGCGGGCGCGAGCCGGGCCTGGCGGCGCTGCCGCACTCGGGTGGCCTCGCGTCGGGGCTGGACCGCACGGTGCTGCGCGAGA of the Longimicrobiaceae bacterium genome contains:
- a CDS encoding IS630 transposase-related protein, with the translated sequence MPKPYSLDLRERVVAACEAGDLTRAQVARQFRIGTTTVYNYLKRRGREPGLAALPHSGGLASGLDRTVLRE